From the Streptococcus hyointestinalis genome, the window TTTTGGCTCTAAAAGCCCAAAGTTTGTCCTCATCAGCTCTTCTTTTTTGTACTCACCAAAAATCATGCGCCCTTTGGCATAAGTCTTTGGAATCAGCACCGTCTTACCATCTGCAATCGCCTGCTCAATCAAAGGCAGCGTCGCAAACTCATGCCCAAAAGCCATATAAGTAGCAATGACTTGAGCGTCCTTGTAAGAGGAACTCTTTGTCACATCCAAGAGCAACTCCTCATCACGCTGCGCTTTTAGCTGCTTATCCTGCTCTGCCATTTTGGCAATTATCATTTTTCGTATCTCTTTTTTTTCCATAATCCTATCATATCAAAAA encodes:
- a CDS encoding 5-formyltetrahydrofolate cyclo-ligase, with the translated sequence MEKKEIRKMIIAKMAEQDKQLKAQRDEELLLDVTKSSSYKDAQVIATYMAFGHEFATLPLIEQAIADGKTVLIPKTYAKGRMIFGEYKKEELMRTNFGLLEPKSELAFPKDKIDLIHVPGVAFNDKGFRVGYGAGYYDRYLADFCGATVSTIYDFQRYSFEEESHDVAVREVFVR